In Arachis hypogaea cultivar Tifrunner chromosome 17, arahy.Tifrunner.gnm2.J5K5, whole genome shotgun sequence, a single window of DNA contains:
- the LOC140180455 gene encoding uncharacterized protein, producing MTKHIRLLEHHSGKLAPVQEKRLQRLIKPSSRWIAEWVGDNERKRFQVSRKQTKVDVDLIKHTCSCNVWQLTGNMVCGFDSGMPCIHGIAAIRKRHDQVTTDQLRPAPPPIKRPIGRPKVHNRNKDPAEAHIQGDKLKRSFQVTCSKCNEKGHNYKTCKGAPSNPN from the exons ATGACCAAGCATATTAGGCTGTTAGAGCACCATAGTGGAAAGCTTGCACCCGTTCAGGAGAAAAGGTTGCAGAGGCTGATAAAACCCAGCAGCAGGTGGATTGCCGAATGGGTGGGAGATAACGAACGAAAGAGATTTCAAGTTAGCAGAAAGCAAACCAAAGTAGATGTGGATTTGATCAAACACACTTGTTCATGCAATGTTTGGCAACTGACCG GTAATATGGTATGTGGTTTTGATTCAGGCATGCCATGCATTCACGGTATTGCTGCAATTAGAAAGAGACATGACCAG GTAACCACTGACCAGCTGAGGCCTGCTCCACCACCCATCAAGCGACCTATTGGGAGGCCTAAAGTACACAATCGTAACAAGGATCCTGCTGAGGCTCATATTCAGGGTGACAAGCTTAAGAGAAGCTTTCAAGTGACATGCAGCAAGTGCAATGAGAAAGGCCACAACTACAAGACATGTAAGGGAGCACCAAGCAACCCAAACTGA